CGTTGTTAAGGAttttctctgtgctgctctgtcaggcccaagctaggttagcttagctccTGTCCCACAGGCACCATATATTTATGACTAATCAAAGACGTTATAAGCAGTGTtggcagtgtttgtgtaatgacTCTAACATCTCTGTACAAAACAATGATGTATGTGCACAGACCTTAATTCTGTAGGCAAAGAGAATAATGCTCCTATTAACATGAGCCCAGACCTGTGAGGCGTGTCAACAACAGCTAGTTTTAAAGttgttcatttttcttttcatgcaTGAGGGACGTATAAACACATAATTGCTGTATTCAGCAGAGCCATTTTATGATGTGTGGTACTTACCCAAGCTGCGCTGATCGCCTGAGTCATCTCCATAATTCACGAACATTGAGCTGTGGCCCTCTTCATTTGTGGAAGCCATGCCGGGCAAATCTGGGGTCATTGTTTCAGCCTCGTTGAAAGTATCTGACAATTACACAGAACAAACCCTCATTATTCTGTGGGAAAATACATAATAAGTATTTTGATTGATAGTAAATCAGATGCAGTTACCTGGATCTACAGCCTGCTGCAAATCCTGCTCCACTCCTTCAGTCTGACTCAGACCTGCCTCAGTAGAGGAGCTACATTCAACCACAGAAGGCACCTGAAGAGACAGATGTAGAGATTAGAAAAGGTCTCTACAAAGAAgcataactaaaaaaaaaaagctgtaataATCATACCTCAGTGCGGTCAGTCAGCTCTTCACTGCTGCCAGAGACCACTGATTGAAGAGCACTTTTATTGTAAGATGAAGGCTGAACTGGACGAGTTGGAATCCTGTGCAGGTATCCATAGCCAATACCACAGCCTAAGctgtggagagaggagacagtTGACAATGACAGTATGCTGTAAATaggtgcttcaacaggaagatgtctaccttccctctcctccccatGCTCCATTGGGAGTCACTACAACTTCTCTGCACTGTTCAGTCTGGGTGTTATACACCAGCAGCTTCAGAGGTTTCCCCTCGTTAACTTCAATCAAAGAGAAGAAATCTTCTGACTGCAGGagttacacaaaaaacacaggatTTCATCATTTTTCACAATGTTCTGATCGTGTATGCTTTTAAATAGCAATTTCTGCATTTGAATAAAAGGTGAAGACCACAACTCTTACATCCTGTAGCACCTGGTCGGCTCCAACAATAAAGTCGTCATGAGCCCGGAGGCCTGCGAGTGCTGCAGGAGAATTTGCTTCAACATcctaaaaaaaagggaaaaaagctGACTGAATAAATGTACAGTATTTTGGGGATTTCTTGCAAATGTGGCAAAACATAAGCCCAAAATAAggatatataataaaaaaataaataaaggtatGTAAATTGAATTGTGTCAAATTGAActcattgtttttatgtttcgACACTTGACTTACCAAGACATGCCAGACGTTCTCATTGGCTCCCTCGAAGCTGCAGAAGCGAACACTAGCGCCCAGCAGACCCTGACCGCCCCACATGTTACTGGGCGTCACCTCCAGCTCCCTCACTCTCTGAGTTTTTGAGTTGTACACCTCGAGTTTCACCGCTTTTTCCACGTTAGCCTTTAGGAGGTCTTTCAGCAAGTCACTTTCTTTATTCTGAAGAAACACAGGAATCTGTTTGTTTTCGGGCTGTGACAGCGGCAGGATCGATTTCATGTCAAAGAACACGAAATGAAATTACAGCAGCAGACTGTGTGGCCCTGTTTTTTCCTACAGAGGCTATAACTCAAGCCTGATGGTTAAATTTAATCGTGGGGACAGAAAAATTGTCTGTCATGTTACATTTGTGGTAAAACactgagcagaaacacacagcagcaatttAAAACACACCTAAAATCCTATCAAGgcaaaataaaagtcaacaaaatGTAGATGTATGTTGtctaacatgtttaaaaaaatcaatcaaataaGGTTTTACAAAGGATAATCAAACCTGATAAACATGTGCTGTAGCTCTACATTTCTGCATGTAAACAGATGATAATGTGAATCAGTCTCACAAATTTTTAGCTTCATTTAACATCAAACTGGGTCCAAATTTAGAGCAACATATTGATCCAGTTAAAAGTATACTTAAAACAGCACTTACTAAATCCACAATTATCTGTTTGATCATGTGATCATGTGCAGTCATTAAAGTGCTTTATGTAAAGCAACCCTTTGAATTCACAGACTGCTTATTTGGTAACATAATTACGACAAACCAGGACTCTTGTCTGTGCCCTCATGAGTTTACTCACAAGTCTGGTGTTTCCTATAGAAAGAATGAAGTCAAAGAATGGCTCCAGACCAGCCCTCAGCGCAGGGGAGTGCTCTTgtacctgaaacacacacataaaacagatGGGTGTGAACGACAATAGAAAAAGCTGCACTGTTATATCGCCCCCGTGTGCTAACTTTAAGTATTGCAGGGGTGAGAATTTGGGGACTCCACACTGAGAGGAGGCACGGAGGGCGTTTCTCACATGATGAATAAGTTGCATGTAACTTCACTTTTTATCCTAACTTGTATGTGTGCGTACAGTGagctctaaacacacacacacacacacacacacacttagcaaAGCTACATGTCATGGGTGTGTGCCAAACGCCAGCTCATCATGGGCGGCGGACACCATAAGAGCTGACAACGGCTTTACGAGTTACTACACTTACAAAATAAATCCTCATAAGTACTACATGTCTTCAAGGTTCCAGTACAgggttagcattgttagcaagTCGATAAGCTAAAAACGAGTAATTCTCATTCAAGAAGTGAGCTATAGTGCTGACTAGTCATGGGATGTGATGCATAACCTTGCTTGTAAGACGTTACAACCTACCCCGTGGACATGATATCCACTGTTTGCTCCTCCGTCCGATAAAAACGAGCTCTGCGGTAGCCCCATTGCCTCCAACAGTTACTGTCAGTGGTGCTGACTAAATGTCACTGAGGTAGAGTTGTGTTAGGAGTCATTACTGGAGCATGTACACCGGATTCGAGCTAGTTAGCCAGCAGCTACAGCAGCCAGGTTGTCAACCGGACCTGAGTTAGGCGAAGCTAATAAATAAAGAAGGCAGAAAAATCGAGCGAGTCGGCAGCGTATGCAAACTGAGCCTGACAGCTGCGCTCGATTAACCATCCTTCACCGGAAGGGTTGGGAACATTTATTTCACTGATTCACAATGATGGGACCCAttctacaaaacaaacaaaaaaagagcaatTTAACATAATGATGTTAATTTTATAAAGCATATTTTATTTAGAGCCACAGCCTACACCTTAAAAAGAGATTatagtgtttatttaaaaaacaaatccttATACTTTGGTATAACTCTGCATGCAATATGACTTTATCATGGGACTAAATTTTTAGAATCACATCAGTAACATGTCTGTGTCTTCCACTGAGATAAGAATACATCTGTTTCTGAATAAAGTCACGATTTGTTAGCAGGCTGTGGaacatgtttttcttcacaCTGACTGTTGTTGATCAGTTCAGACGGTTATCTGATGGAAACTCTGTGCTCGGCTCACACCTTCTACACATGGTTCCGTTGACCTTGCCTCAGTGTTGCTGCACCTGTTCTGTTCCCACTGTGATAAGACAGAAGCTTTCTTGTATTTAAAGTTCTCTATGTGAGTTAAAAAATGCAGATAAACTATGTATTGATGTATCAATATGTATGGATCCTGAGTGTAGGCTAAATGCAATATAATACTTTGTTATTTTCTGTCTGTTGCAGTTATCAATACAACATGACGTAGTGTTGAATTGATCTGGAATAACCCCCATGGATTGCTGATATTGGCAGGTAGTGTAACAGTTTTTGGAGGTCCTCCAGTCTCCACTTGatataaagagaaacaaactgcTTGTGTCCTCACTTCTCCAACATGATTTGGCTGGTGGCTCTCCTGTCCTGTGCTGGTAAGCCTGACATGAAATACCATGATACACTGTAGACTCTAACATTTACACAATACCTGTTCctattgtttttgtgtgctgAAGGGCTGATCGGTGCCGAAGAACCTTTCAACCACAAAGTGCACAATGACAGGGTCATAGGAGGCAGCAATGCTCAGCCTAACACCTGGAAGTGGCAGGTAACCCTTGGAGGCTCGGTGTTACTCCTTAAGTGAATCtacttcatctgtgtgtgtgtgtgttttctctcaggTCTCTCTGCAGTATGATTCATACAATGACGGTAAATTCAGCCACGTGTGTGGAGGCTCCATCATTAGTAGCTACCACATCATGACGGCCGCTCACTgcatcctcaggtttggttctcaTTTACATTCACTCTACGTGTCTGCTGGGCTGGATGAATGAGTGTAGGTGAACACCGTGTGTTGTGTTGACCCTACTAGCATGAATCCTGCTTATTACCGTGCGGTGGTTGGTGAGTACAACCTGTACAAGTATGAAGGCACTGAGCAGTTCCTCAAGGTGGACAGGATTGTGGTCCATCCTGGCTGGACTGACCAACTCGAGAAGGGGTAATGTGGCAGCAAGTCAGGTCATGCCTTTTAAACCAACTGTGACTGAGTTATACGACCTTTGACCTGTCTTAGAAACGACATTGCCATCCTGAAACTGGCCAGTCCTGTGTATAACAACGGTTACGTGTCCGTCGCTAACCTTCCCTACCCAGGCCAGACGCTGCCTAATGGCTTCACCTGTCACATCACTGGCTGGGGATTAATTGATTGTGAGTACACACATGGCCGCATGTGCTGAACGTTCATGCACACCCTATCTAATGAAGAAAGTATCCCCTGCAGTTGTAGGAGGCGTCCCAGATGTCCTGCAGG
This portion of the Parambassis ranga chromosome 20, fParRan2.1, whole genome shotgun sequence genome encodes:
- the LOC114453294 gene encoding chymotrypsin-like elastase family member 2A, with translation MIWLVALLSCAGLIGAEEPFNHKVHNDRVIGGSNAQPNTWKWQVSLQYDSYNDGKFSHVCGGSIISSYHIMTAAHCILSMNPAYYRAVVGEYNLYKYEGTEQFLKVDRIVVHPGWTDQLEKGNDIAILKLASPVYNNGYVSVANLPYPGQTLPNGFTCHITGWGLIDFVGGVPDVLQEAPIDVVGHSICSQPTWWGSLVLETMVCAGGDGIISGCQGDSGGPLNCYTDGAWRVHGVVSYGPAGMCNQVTKPTVFTKVSSFMDWIYSVSQTL
- the LOC114453210 gene encoding Golgi reassembly-stacking protein 1-like — encoded protein: MGLPQSSFLSDGGANSGYHVHGVQEHSPALRAGLEPFFDFILSIGNTRLNKESDLLKDLLKANVEKAVKLEVYNSKTQRVRELEVTPSNMWGGQGLLGASVRFCSFEGANENVWHVLDVEANSPAALAGLRAHDDFIVGADQVLQDSEDFFSLIEVNEGKPLKLLVYNTQTEQCREVVVTPNGAWGGEGSLGCGIGYGYLHRIPTRPVQPSSYNKSALQSVVSGSSEELTDRTEVPSVVECSSSTEAGLSQTEGVEQDLQQAVDPDTFNEAETMTPDLPGMASTNEEGHSSMFVNYGDDSGDQRSLDNLSDDQRPSSLVKEEEADIQETEQGPDIDPTIDTSPTREAVDDIEATTNNLSILEMQGTGLNPSGSTMVTGKEMLEAAVPDS